One bacterium DNA segment encodes these proteins:
- a CDS encoding magnesium chelatase: MQLPQTLGALKSTGYKSHSTKDELRENLLDQIKSGRKRWPGIIGYDRTVLPQLENAILSKHDVLLLGLRGQAKTRILRQLVNFLDDFVPIIKGSALNEDPLQPITKASKALVAQFGDDLEISWLPRAERYHEKLATPDVSVADLIGDLDPIKAVKERLDLSDENVINWGIIPRTNRGIFAINELPDLQPRIQVALLNILEENDFQIRGFPIRLPLDMMLAFTANPEDYTNRGNIITPLKDRIASQINTHYPNDAETSKKITLQEAWRNRSNKVEVPELIHDIIEQISFEARKSEHVDQTSGVSARLTISAYENLISNVERRAALNNEKDFFPRVCDLYSVVSSIVGKVELVYEGELEGPNIIAINLIGEATKNVFNQHFPQPRKVKAGADQRPQENVYEAVTDFFSTGKRLELSDEISYKEYRESLLQIAGLKEIAEKHYATDDERGVILAMELILEGLHKHNLIAKESPDNKYIYVDMLENMLRD; encoded by the coding sequence ATGCAATTACCACAGACTTTGGGGGCGCTAAAGTCCACTGGATACAAGTCGCATAGCACCAAGGATGAACTGCGCGAGAATTTGCTCGACCAAATCAAGAGCGGCCGCAAACGCTGGCCGGGAATAATTGGATATGATCGAACGGTACTCCCGCAACTCGAGAATGCGATTTTGTCTAAGCACGACGTTCTTCTCTTGGGATTGAGAGGACAAGCAAAGACACGCATCCTCCGCCAACTTGTCAACTTCCTCGATGACTTCGTTCCCATCATCAAAGGCAGTGCTCTCAATGAGGATCCTTTGCAGCCAATCACAAAGGCTTCGAAGGCACTGGTGGCGCAATTCGGTGATGATCTCGAAATATCCTGGCTCCCCCGGGCTGAGAGATATCATGAGAAGCTCGCCACGCCGGATGTTTCCGTAGCCGACCTGATTGGCGATCTGGATCCGATTAAGGCCGTTAAGGAGCGTCTCGATCTCTCCGACGAAAACGTCATCAATTGGGGAATCATCCCGCGAACTAATAGAGGAATATTCGCTATCAATGAGCTACCCGATTTGCAGCCGCGAATTCAAGTTGCGCTATTGAACATCCTTGAAGAAAACGATTTTCAGATTCGCGGATTTCCAATTCGTCTTCCGCTCGACATGATGCTGGCATTTACAGCCAATCCCGAGGACTATACAAATCGCGGCAACATCATTACTCCCTTGAAGGATCGTATTGCTTCTCAGATCAACACTCACTATCCGAATGATGCTGAGACTTCCAAAAAAATCACACTGCAGGAGGCATGGCGCAATCGATCGAACAAGGTCGAAGTACCAGAACTGATTCACGATATTATTGAGCAAATTTCGTTCGAAGCTCGCAAGAGTGAACACGTGGATCAAACATCTGGTGTCTCGGCTCGGCTCACGATTTCAGCTTACGAAAACTTGATATCCAATGTCGAGCGTCGAGCCGCTCTTAACAACGAGAAGGACTTCTTTCCGCGAGTTTGTGACCTCTACTCAGTAGTCTCGTCCATTGTCGGCAAAGTCGAACTGGTCTACGAAGGCGAGTTGGAAGGACCGAACATAATTGCAATCAATTTGATCGGCGAAGCTACGAAGAATGTATTCAATCAGCATTTTCCACAACCGCGGAAAGTAAAGGCTGGCGCCGATCAGCGACCGCAAGAAAATGTCTATGAAGCCGTAACGGATTTCTTCTCGACCGGCAAGCGATTAGAGCTTTCCGACGAAATCTCTTACAAGGAATACAGGGAATCACTTCTGCAAATCGCGGGGCTGAAAGAAATTGCCGAGAAGCACTATGCCACCGATGACGAGCGCGGTGTCATTCTGGCAATGGAACTGATTCTTGAGGGACTACATAAGCACAACTTAATTGCCAAAGAATCGCCGGACAACAAGTACATATATGTGGACATGCTCGAAAACATGCTGAGGGATTAG
- the glgP gene encoding alpha-glucan family phosphorylase, with translation MVKALRYIQVEPVLPTGLKPLREIANNLYWCWNHPAIQLFRRIDSKLWEDCGHNPVRLLSMIPQAKLDKLEKDASFRAHLETVYRDLHVYMDGETWFGEQHFKTANREIAYFSAEYGFTESLPIYSGGLGVLAGDHLKSASDLGVPLVGVGLLYQRGYFQQYLNADGWQGEYYPELDFSMLPLTEALDPKGDPLLVSIDLAGRHVLIKVWKLQVGRVPLYLLDTNNPHNAVEDRDITSELYGGDIDMRIRQELVLGIGGVRALDELGYTPSVYHMNEGHSAFLAIDRVRRRMQNEGLSFSEASMLVKQTTVFTTHTPVPAGIDRFPRELVERYLRPYYSMLGIGANDFFALGSQNGAYGATEFNMAYLAMNFSSYINGVSKLHAEVSRKMWQGSWVGVPLNEVPIDSITNGIHARSWISQEMSELYSRYLGLDWMEQPANHSCWSNVDDILDSELWRTHELRREKMISLIRQRLKDQYQRRGATPRELKLVSEVLHSEYLTIGFARRFASYKRGALLFRDVERLKRIVNNSQFPVQIVFAGKAHPRDNVGKELIKSIIHSIRDPELRDRIVFLENYDLSMARYLVQGVDIWLNTPRRPMEASGTSGMKVIFNGGLNLSVLDGWWVEGYRPDVGWAIGSGEEYDNHDYQDEVEANAIYDLLEKEIAPTFYDRGRDGIPREWVAKMKRSIKLLSPAFNSNRMVQEYVDRSYTSAYRQYKILQNNNYEELRSLAGWYRHLRDKWADIRIFEIELVNPPKVEVIQEIKVNVKVFVGEFKAEDLQVELYLGRISQRGEIADARSIEMLPVGNPQAGIYTYSCSAPLSASGRFGYSVRVLPGHRSSVHPHEFGLITWANGDL, from the coding sequence ATGGTTAAAGCTCTTAGGTATATTCAGGTAGAGCCCGTTCTTCCGACCGGTCTCAAGCCTCTTCGCGAAATTGCCAACAATCTCTATTGGTGCTGGAATCACCCGGCAATACAGCTATTTCGCCGAATTGATAGCAAATTGTGGGAAGACTGCGGGCACAATCCTGTCCGCCTTCTTTCGATGATTCCACAGGCAAAATTGGATAAACTCGAAAAGGACGCGTCCTTCCGGGCTCATCTTGAAACAGTTTATCGTGACCTTCACGTCTATATGGACGGTGAAACCTGGTTCGGCGAGCAACACTTCAAGACAGCAAACCGTGAGATTGCCTATTTCTCCGCGGAGTATGGTTTTACCGAATCTCTCCCGATCTATTCAGGTGGTCTGGGGGTTCTGGCGGGTGATCATCTCAAATCCGCTAGTGATCTTGGTGTGCCGCTTGTCGGTGTGGGCTTGCTCTATCAGCGCGGTTATTTCCAACAATACTTAAATGCCGACGGTTGGCAGGGCGAATATTATCCCGAACTCGATTTTTCGATGTTACCTCTGACCGAAGCATTGGATCCTAAGGGTGACCCCCTGTTGGTTTCAATTGACCTTGCTGGACGTCATGTCCTAATCAAGGTTTGGAAGCTCCAGGTGGGCCGAGTGCCTCTTTATCTACTCGACACCAACAATCCCCACAATGCGGTGGAGGATAGAGATATTACCAGCGAACTCTATGGCGGCGACATTGACATGCGCATCCGTCAGGAATTGGTGCTGGGAATTGGCGGCGTCCGTGCTTTGGACGAACTCGGGTATACTCCTTCAGTCTACCATATGAACGAAGGACACAGCGCGTTTCTGGCAATAGACCGTGTTCGCCGGCGCATGCAGAATGAAGGTTTGTCGTTTAGCGAAGCTTCGATGCTAGTCAAGCAGACCACAGTATTTACCACGCACACTCCGGTACCGGCCGGTATTGACCGCTTCCCGCGTGAATTGGTTGAACGCTACTTGAGACCATACTATTCGATGCTTGGAATCGGTGCCAATGACTTCTTTGCCTTGGGCAGCCAAAATGGCGCATACGGCGCCACAGAGTTCAACATGGCTTACCTGGCGATGAACTTCTCATCATATATCAATGGAGTAAGTAAGCTCCACGCTGAAGTCTCTCGCAAAATGTGGCAGGGTTCGTGGGTAGGGGTGCCTTTGAACGAAGTCCCGATAGACTCGATCACCAATGGCATTCATGCCCGCTCTTGGATTTCTCAGGAAATGTCAGAGTTGTACAGCCGCTATCTTGGCCTTGATTGGATGGAGCAACCTGCAAATCACAGCTGTTGGTCAAATGTCGATGATATTCTTGATAGCGAGCTTTGGCGCACGCATGAATTGCGTCGCGAGAAGATGATCTCTCTTATTCGTCAGCGCCTTAAGGATCAGTATCAACGTCGTGGCGCTACCCCGCGTGAACTTAAACTTGTCAGTGAAGTCTTACATTCAGAATATCTGACCATCGGTTTTGCCCGTCGGTTCGCATCATATAAACGCGGCGCGCTTCTTTTCAGAGATGTCGAGCGGTTGAAGCGGATAGTAAACAATTCGCAGTTTCCGGTTCAGATCGTCTTTGCCGGCAAAGCCCATCCGCGCGACAATGTTGGCAAGGAACTAATTAAATCGATTATCCATAGCATTCGTGACCCCGAGTTGCGAGATCGTATCGTATTCCTCGAGAATTACGATCTGTCGATGGCACGGTATCTGGTGCAGGGTGTTGATATTTGGCTGAATACGCCGCGTCGACCTATGGAAGCTTCTGGAACCAGCGGCATGAAAGTCATCTTCAACGGCGGTCTGAATCTCAGTGTTCTTGACGGCTGGTGGGTCGAAGGCTATCGACCAGATGTTGGTTGGGCGATCGGCTCCGGTGAAGAATATGACAATCACGATTATCAAGATGAAGTAGAAGCCAATGCAATTTACGACCTTCTGGAGAAGGAAATAGCGCCGACTTTCTATGATCGCGGTCGCGACGGCATTCCACGCGAATGGGTAGCCAAGATGAAGCGTTCGATCAAACTCTTAAGCCCGGCGTTTAACTCGAATCGCATGGTGCAAGAGTATGTCGACCGCTCATACACGAGCGCATATCGCCAGTACAAGATACTTCAAAATAACAACTACGAGGAATTGCGTTCATTGGCAGGATGGTATCGCCATCTACGCGACAAATGGGCTGATATTCGGATTTTTGAAATTGAATTGGTCAACCCGCCGAAAGTGGAAGTTATCCAGGAGATCAAGGTTAATGTTAAAGTCTTCGTTGGCGAGTTCAAGGCTGAAGATCTACAGGTTGAACTTTACCTTGGTCGAATATCGCAACGCGGTGAAATTGCCGATGCACGGAGCATTGAAATGCTGCCGGTTGGCAATCCTCAGGCTGGAATCTACACTTATTCGTGCAGCGCTCCGCTTTCAGCAAGTGGTAGATTCGGCTACTCGGTCCGAGTGCTGCCAGGTCATCGCAGTTCCGTGCATCCGCATGAATTCGGCCTGATTACTTGGGCAAATGGCGATCTATAG
- a CDS encoding CDGSH iron-sulfur domain-containing protein, translated as MSDPIIADKKSIKLELEPGTYLWCRCGRSADQPFCDGSHIGSDFEPIEFTITEKKLRSYCQCKHTKTSPFCDGTHKELP; from the coding sequence ATGTCCGATCCTATCATCGCTGACAAGAAGTCAATCAAGCTCGAGCTTGAACCGGGAACCTACCTTTGGTGCCGGTGCGGGCGATCTGCAGATCAGCCATTTTGTGACGGATCGCATATCGGCAGTGACTTCGAACCAATTGAGTTCACCATAACCGAGAAGAAACTGCGCTCCTATTGCCAGTGCAAACACACCAAAACCTCGCCTTTTTGCGACGGGACCCACAAAGAACTCCCTTAG
- a CDS encoding trypsin-like peptidase domain-containing protein codes for MQNVQRMSALGLESTTSAGKSHSARRGFVAALLAALALVVFASIPAAAQISNGGTPPSFDRQLRSNSERLVMPPVDVQALLAEDAADESKALPFRFGAPFDVNYSLENSGTWEDLADGGRIWRITFSSPGAYSINLIYSRYRLPEGAQLFVYNSDRSHVIGAFTAKNNKPHGEMATQPVFGDEVTVEYYEPAAVVYEGELTISRVVHAYKDIFKTAKDALDFGGSGSCNNNVNCPEGANWQKEKRSVAMVLLSGGTRWCSGSMINNVRQDKTPYFLTANHCLGSSNTWIIMFNYESPNCSNINGPTFMTVQGTTQKAAYSTSDVGLLLLNEAPPDSYKVTFGGWNNLNTNGDSAVAIHHPAGDIKKISFDYDSYESTDYLGSTVNSSLSHWRIGVWEDGTTEGGSSGSPLYNKQHQVVGQLHGGWAACNDLRADYYGKFSLSWNGGGTPSTRVKDWLDPDNTGATSMNTWDPYAGVQIVHTPLNDTKDSVNAYPVVSTITADAALIANALLLKYTINFVPYLDTLVTTGNPNEYVGYIPAQSPGTEINYYLEAHAINGKADTTATYSFRVIDYAMLLTPSASSTSGAVDDTVFHNFTLTNDGLFNDSYNLSLTGVNWATGIYDNAGTSVISSTGTLAPNAIFNFKVRVIVPLSSYGQQDTSFVTAVSVAEPLVTKTSSVRTTSAGQPLTLPFVDTFPTTTLEVAKWVYNTGATIDGVGTSEPSALYSLRFNGSADTVMSQAIDMEVSEGVNFSYAYERTGGGSSPETGDDLIIEYFNDQGNWVELSRQFGSGADMTAYATVTIGAPLDAYHSAFRLRLRSVGASDDDWFVDDIGLDFGPEIAVNHASFDETVAIGDSTNEQLIISNSGLGGLNYSLVLLPDFSKRMQLFSDLAASGQVNPASVVMEQPLLPESKAQETSNQRGPEVVYDAGGPDNFGYYWVDSDQPGGPVYNWVDIEGTGTQVTGLADDNFVGPFPIGFSFAYYDSVYTQFYIASNGYIGFGPTTDYDGLTNGGLPSNATPNNAIYWCWDDLNILDTDNPGGKVLYQVVGSDLVIQFEKYPEYNSNAVVGNIITAQIILSPSGNIKIQYESAGANMDLLGCTIGMENKNGLDGLQVALNAAYIHAGLAVEFTKPAQWLYLSSLGGSVAPGTADTIDLLFSSADLDTGIYKSKINIYNNDPVPGNNPLVVPAKLTVTPPPPPYTCGDCDNSTVVNISDAVYLIAFVFSGGPAPNPLMSADADCSGGVSISDAVYLIAYVFSGGPSPCAACK; via the coding sequence ATGCAAAATGTTCAACGCATGTCCGCGCTTGGCTTGGAAAGCACTACAAGCGCTGGTAAATCACATTCTGCCAGACGAGGATTCGTCGCAGCACTACTCGCGGCTCTCGCCCTGGTGGTGTTCGCATCAATACCCGCTGCTGCGCAGATTTCGAACGGCGGAACTCCGCCGAGCTTTGACAGACAGTTGCGTTCAAACTCTGAGCGACTCGTTATGCCGCCAGTGGACGTGCAAGCTTTGCTTGCCGAGGACGCTGCCGATGAATCCAAGGCACTGCCGTTTCGATTTGGCGCTCCCTTTGATGTCAACTATTCACTTGAGAATTCCGGCACGTGGGAAGATTTGGCCGATGGTGGCCGCATCTGGAGAATTACTTTCTCTTCGCCTGGCGCTTATTCGATTAACCTGATTTATAGTAGATACCGTCTTCCCGAAGGCGCTCAGTTGTTTGTCTACAACTCCGACCGTAGTCACGTCATTGGTGCGTTTACCGCAAAGAACAACAAGCCGCACGGTGAAATGGCTACTCAGCCAGTCTTCGGCGACGAAGTGACTGTTGAGTATTATGAACCTGCTGCTGTTGTCTATGAAGGTGAACTCACCATTTCGCGCGTGGTCCATGCTTACAAGGACATCTTTAAGACGGCGAAGGACGCACTCGACTTTGGCGGCTCTGGTTCTTGCAATAATAACGTCAATTGTCCCGAAGGCGCCAATTGGCAGAAAGAAAAGCGCTCGGTTGCGATGGTGCTCCTTTCTGGCGGAACTCGGTGGTGCTCGGGCTCAATGATCAATAACGTTCGTCAGGACAAAACTCCGTATTTTCTCACTGCGAATCATTGCCTCGGTAGCTCAAATACTTGGATCATCATGTTCAACTACGAGAGCCCAAACTGCTCCAATATCAATGGGCCGACCTTCATGACAGTCCAAGGAACGACGCAGAAGGCGGCATATTCAACGTCAGATGTTGGTCTGTTGCTTTTGAATGAAGCTCCTCCCGATTCTTATAAAGTAACCTTCGGCGGTTGGAATAACCTCAACACCAATGGCGACTCTGCCGTGGCGATTCACCACCCTGCTGGTGACATCAAGAAGATCTCGTTTGATTATGATTCCTATGAATCAACCGACTATCTCGGGTCAACAGTCAACTCGAGCTTGAGCCACTGGAGAATCGGCGTTTGGGAAGATGGTACAACCGAGGGCGGCTCCTCAGGATCGCCACTCTACAACAAGCAGCATCAGGTTGTTGGCCAGCTTCACGGGGGTTGGGCAGCCTGTAATGATCTGCGTGCTGACTATTACGGCAAGTTTTCGCTGTCGTGGAATGGCGGGGGTACGCCATCGACTCGTGTGAAGGACTGGCTCGACCCAGACAACACCGGCGCGACATCCATGAATACCTGGGATCCTTACGCTGGTGTACAAATTGTCCACACTCCGCTCAATGACACAAAGGATTCGGTTAATGCTTATCCTGTCGTGTCAACGATTACTGCAGATGCGGCCCTTATTGCAAACGCTCTATTACTAAAGTACACGATCAACTTTGTACCGTACTTGGACACACTGGTAACGACGGGCAATCCGAATGAGTACGTTGGTTACATTCCGGCGCAGTCGCCCGGAACCGAGATCAACTACTATCTTGAAGCACATGCCATTAACGGCAAAGCCGACACCACCGCGACCTATTCGTTCCGCGTGATCGATTACGCAATGCTGCTCACGCCGAGTGCTTCGTCGACATCCGGTGCGGTCGATGACACGGTGTTCCACAACTTCACATTGACCAATGACGGCTTGTTCAATGACAGCTATAACTTGAGTTTGACCGGCGTCAATTGGGCGACTGGTATCTACGACAACGCCGGCACGTCAGTAATCTCTTCCACCGGCACACTGGCGCCGAATGCGATATTCAACTTCAAGGTGCGGGTGATTGTGCCGCTGTCATCCTATGGCCAGCAGGACACTTCGTTTGTGACGGCGGTATCCGTCGCCGAACCACTGGTGACCAAGACTTCGTCCGTGCGTACAACCTCGGCTGGTCAGCCTTTGACGCTGCCGTTCGTTGATACCTTCCCGACCACGACACTCGAAGTCGCCAAGTGGGTTTACAACACCGGCGCTACGATTGATGGTGTCGGTACCAGCGAACCGTCAGCACTCTACAGCCTTCGCTTCAATGGCTCTGCCGACACGGTGATGTCGCAGGCGATCGACATGGAAGTTTCTGAAGGCGTCAATTTCAGCTATGCTTATGAACGCACCGGCGGCGGCAGTTCGCCTGAGACCGGTGACGATTTGATTATTGAGTATTTCAACGACCAGGGCAATTGGGTGGAGTTGAGCCGCCAGTTTGGTTCCGGTGCCGACATGACCGCCTATGCGACAGTCACTATCGGCGCTCCGCTGGATGCCTATCATTCGGCATTCCGCCTGCGTTTACGCAGTGTCGGCGCCTCCGATGACGACTGGTTTGTTGACGACATCGGTCTGGACTTCGGTCCTGAGATCGCTGTCAACCATGCCAGCTTCGACGAGACCGTCGCTATCGGCGATTCGACGAATGAGCAGTTGATTATCTCCAACTCAGGTCTTGGCGGATTGAACTACTCGTTGGTGCTTCTGCCTGACTTCTCCAAGCGGATGCAGTTGTTCTCAGACCTTGCGGCGTCCGGCCAGGTCAATCCGGCCAGCGTTGTGATGGAACAGCCGCTGCTTCCGGAATCGAAAGCACAGGAGACTTCCAATCAGCGCGGACCTGAGGTCGTTTATGACGCCGGCGGTCCCGACAACTTCGGTTATTACTGGGTTGATTCCGATCAGCCGGGTGGTCCGGTGTACAACTGGGTCGATATCGAAGGGACCGGTACTCAGGTGACCGGTTTGGCAGATGACAACTTTGTCGGTCCGTTCCCGATCGGATTCAGTTTCGCATACTATGATTCAGTTTACACGCAGTTCTACATTGCCAGCAACGGCTACATCGGTTTCGGTCCGACCACCGATTACGACGGTTTGACCAACGGCGGCTTGCCGTCGAACGCCACGCCGAACAACGCCATTTACTGGTGCTGGGATGACTTGAACATTCTTGATACTGACAATCCGGGCGGCAAGGTGCTGTATCAGGTTGTCGGCAGCGATCTTGTGATCCAGTTCGAGAAGTATCCGGAGTACAACTCCAATGCCGTCGTCGGCAACATCATCACGGCGCAGATCATTTTGTCGCCGAGCGGCAATATCAAGATTCAGTATGAATCGGCAGGCGCCAATATGGACCTGCTTGGCTGCACAATCGGTATGGAGAACAAGAACGGGCTTGACGGTTTGCAGGTAGCTCTTAATGCCGCCTACATCCATGCTGGACTCGCCGTTGAGTTCACCAAGCCGGCGCAGTGGCTGTATCTGTCATCGCTGGGCGGCAGTGTCGCTCCGGGCACAGCGGATACGATTGACTTGCTCTTCTCGTCGGCTGATCTTGACACCGGCATTTACAAGTCGAAGATCAACATCTACAACAACGATCCGGTGCCGGGCAACAACCCGCTGGTAGTACCGGCGAAGTTGACCGTGACGCCTCCTCCTCCTCCGTACACTTGCGGTGATTGCGACAACAGCACAGTGGTCAACATCTCGGACGCTGTCTATCTGATCGCATTCGTCTTCTCCGGAGGTCCGGCTCCCAATCCGCTGATGTCAGCCGATGCCGACTGCAGCGGCGGGGTGAGCATCTCCGACGCAGTGTACCTGATCGCTTACGTCTTCTCAGGCGGACCATCGCCTTGCGCAGCTTGTAAGTAG
- a CDS encoding dockerin type I repeat-containing protein — protein MMNLFRKMILPLAASFVLTSMSSNAFAENQSPSAGETMKWQVVSGGGTTNGTSAGFKLSSTVGQTAAGPGSSASYKLNQGFQQNFTAASSCLCGDADGSGSITISDAVFLISYIFGGGAAPNPTCNGDADGSGAITISDAVFLISYIFGGGPTPHCP, from the coding sequence ATGATGAATCTCTTTCGAAAAATGATACTGCCTTTAGCAGCTTCGTTTGTCCTGACTTCAATGTCATCAAATGCCTTCGCAGAAAATCAGTCACCGTCCGCAGGCGAGACGATGAAATGGCAGGTCGTTTCCGGCGGCGGCACTACAAACGGCACTTCTGCCGGATTCAAGCTCTCAAGTACCGTTGGCCAAACTGCGGCAGGACCAGGAAGCTCCGCTAGTTATAAACTGAATCAGGGATTCCAACAGAATTTCACAGCGGCTTCTTCCTGTCTCTGTGGCGATGCAGATGGTTCGGGAAGCATTACCATTTCCGATGCAGTGTTTCTTATTAGCTACATTTTTGGGGGTGGTGCAGCTCCCAATCCCACGTGTAACGGCGATGCTGATGGTTCAGGAGCGATCACGATTTCAGACGCGGTATTCCTGATTAGTTACATCTTCGGAGGCGGACCAACCCCACATTGTCCCTAA